In one Lolium rigidum isolate FL_2022 chromosome 3, APGP_CSIRO_Lrig_0.1, whole genome shotgun sequence genomic region, the following are encoded:
- the LOC124698115 gene encoding serpin-Z1-like: MTDAVRDLAALSTRLLLHLGSDKANLALSPLSFHSVLVLLAAGATGDTLDQIVSFLGPSGGTAHASLASHVASGILAGERGAEPDVRCAVGVWVDSCFRLRPAFAEKVASQYKAAACAMPFQEKAEEARVEINRWFECKTGGLITDLMPDGHLSSGSVLVIGNALYLRGTWLDPFDPDDTKDEDFFVPGESRPVRVPFMASKNSQRISSHPGFKVLQLPYDYEYRSNHRFSMHIYLPDDRDGLQALVRELSSDVAGLLDRCVPQQWVEVGDFRIPKFKASFKIEASDLLKDLGLERPFVFSRDFAEMVDCSETLAVGSVLHQCVVEVDEDGTMAAAATEAKMRAGCCLEDYEKPQPVDFVADHPFMFLVTEDQSGIVLFAGQVVNPLL; the protein is encoded by the exons ATGACGGACGCCGTCCGCGACCTTGCCGCCCTCTCCACGCGGCTCCTGCTCCACCTCGGCAGCGACAAAGCCAACCTAGCCCTCTCACCGCTCTCCTTCCACTCCGTCCTGGTGCTTCTGGCTGCTGGTGCCACGGGCGACACCCTCGACCAGATCGTCTCCTTCCTGGGCCCCTCCGGCGGAACGGCACATGCATCCCTCGCCTCCCATGTAGCCTCCGGTATCCTCGCCGGGGAAAGGGGCGCGGAGCCCGACGTCCGGTGCGCGGTAGGCGTCTGGGTGGACTCGTGTTTCCGGCTTAGGCCCGCCTTTGCAGAGAAGGTCGCCTCCCAGTACAAGGCCGCGGCTTGTGCCATGCCTTTCCAAGAAAAG GCTGAGGAGGCGAGAGTCGAGATCAACCGGTGGTTCGAGTGCAAGACGGGCGGCCTCATCACAGACCTCATGCCGGACGGCCACCTTAGCAGCGGCTCCGTCCTCGTCATCGGCAACGCGCTCTACCTGAGAGGCACATGGCTCGACCCCTTCGACCCGGACGACACCAAGGACGAAGACTTCTTCGTGCCCGGCGAGAGCAGGCCTGTGCGCGTGCCGTTCATGGCGAGCAAGAACAGCCAGCGCATCAGCTCCCATCCCGGCTTCAAAGTCCTGCAGCTGCCCTACGACTACGAGTACCGCAGCAACCACCGGTTCAGCATGCACATCTACCTCCCCGACGACCGCGACGGCTTGCAGGCGCTGGTCCGCGAGCTCAGCTCCGACGTGGCCGGGCTCCTGGACCGCTGCGTCCCTCAACAGTGGGTCGAGGTGGGGGACTTCAGGATCCCCAAGTTCAAGGCGTCCTTCAAGATAGAGGCGTCGGACCTTCTCAAG gatctGGGGCTGGAGCGCCCGTTCGTCTTTTCACGTGACTTCGCGGAGATGGTCGACTGCTCGGAGACCCTCGCGGTGGGCAGCGTGCTTCACCAGTGCGTCGTTGAGGTCGACGAGGATGGTACCATGGCCGCCGCGGCGACCGAAGCTAAGATGAGGGCGGGGTGCTGCCTCGAGGATTATGAGAAGCCTCAACCTGTCGACTTCGTGGCGGATCACCCGTTCATGTTCCTCGTCACGGAGGACCAGAGCGGCATTGTGCTTTTCGCAGGGCAGGTCGTGAATCCTCTGCTCTAG